A stretch of Ectothiorhodospiraceae bacterium BW-2 DNA encodes these proteins:
- a CDS encoding DUF1566 domain-containing protein, which yields MPAIVLYLLLIPFTLYAEWFTQPLNDTGITWGGNYSSGNNTTCIGETIDEQDCSHGRDADPATNDDSDGHAGFNFTKISATGEELPADATEWSCVKDNVTGLMWEVKTDDGGIHDKDNTYRWGGKTALIQEGVEFGTRYDDWNTLVDGANNSNFCGYSDWRVPSREELRSIVNYSRTNPAIDTAYFPNTANSLYWSSSPYASYSDYAWRLYFNNGYDGLNDRDLSYRVRLVRAGQYFGNLGVEAEAAQGGSCPNGLIATAPDSRYSDNGDGTVTDLQTGLMWQQCMVGQSGGDCSSGSATFMTWDAALQTPQALNSSGGFASYTDWRLPNITELASLAELACYNPAINRNIFPNTPYSSSDGYGITWSSSPNAYNSNVAWQLYFSNGNDLISDRNNSYRVRLVRAGQYFGNLDSDEDGVSDTDDNCPAVVNANQANRDGDSAGDACDAFPDDPNEIADSDGDGVGDNSDAFPNDSSETTDSDNDGIGDNSDNCPTVANASQDPVACNAAPIVNAGSDLSVNENSSVTLSGTASDPDGTLTSIQWIQTSGSPTVTLTDANSATASFTAPAVTSTISLTFSLTATDNLGASRSDSITLTINDTNRAPTLSGSPATDLYSGQNYRFTPTASDADGDSLTFSISNKPAWASFDTSSGTLSGTPTTLSTYNNITIRVSDGYLSASLPPFNLTVTVRPDLTPPQLEIVSPEDGRLDYRRMANIIADATDEQSGIAEVEVQLIDITEPTPSYWGFAFGDYTWIESEFWLPLTYDSAQERWGMASTTNNLTNNLTDGHTYSLVARATDNAGNTTEQSLIFAKAGTQAHTELSLNLNSHSILFGEALTVSGQLKRLPDIGLNLAGRTIRLTLTSPAGDNLTYEIQTHNASGEYLFNNLGSALTTPGRYTLTILSPETPLLASSQQSADLVVGQAAGYAILVQGSRDDDPTSIPAYNRTANTLYHTLKRRGFEDSHITYLNDTPNQSGIEIDATPSVPTTLEAITAPALIEQLNASPAPLTLILVDHGGRDEFYIHDQTLTASALNDALTQLENQLTPEALSHPRTIIYGACKSGSFINDLSQRSSDDNAGRIIITASAVNEDSYRGERDENNIQEGEAFLAALFNQLGRGKSYREAFELATEEIENFTQTKNSNRLNRPLPPFLDFATQHPHLDDIGDGRGENELLRHGQRAANYYLGAGLIETNSAEFPAEVAATAPPQILSDTAITLWARATNPTDAEGAWVDIRSPSLILEQSDSGQQQQVDIPRHPLTPTEEGRWELTLDPNNPAYSEAGMYEVRYTIKDIDNILSPAVSAIFYRPLAGNNAPSAPTPHPVTEATTSLILRWNDTTDPEEHLFSYSIRISRDNRTDSDGALQSPVYQQHLLTTPFALIDQSAGLEDITPYYWQVSVTDQYGATSHSPLQNFTPNNSNGVRSLISGDLYRDDNGNYTPLASANLLLDQNQLTLLSDSSGRFAIETAPLTQNQSDTFTINSDTTITYQRNIELQPGQSQRLYLTLNPPTGNDTILPQITLHGERTITLTAGESFTDPGATASDNIDGDLTANLTTSGTVNHNAPGTYTLTYVVTDSSGNISSTSRTIIVEADPNATATAVDTSTDTDANTATDTATDTATDTATDTATDTATDTNTPNRQTLNLTEGWNLIALHTTPDDSTTVANHFTDSAIERLFAFIDNSWQFYDRASNSGSLGIMPLNQLRNRGVWVKIANGGMTGVTLNGSSQNLDITTLSSGWNLMGAGSSDITVTDFVAQFSSQALQPQRLFAFINNSWSFADVAGSSGSLNTITAGQGVWVYLQ from the coding sequence ATGCCTGCCATCGTGCTCTATCTGCTGCTCATTCCCTTTACACTCTACGCTGAGTGGTTCACTCAACCGCTGAATGACACCGGCATCACTTGGGGTGGTAACTACTCATCCGGCAATAACACCACCTGTATCGGCGAAACCATCGACGAGCAAGACTGCTCCCACGGTCGCGATGCCGACCCTGCCACTAATGACGATAGCGACGGTCACGCCGGTTTCAACTTTACCAAAATCAGCGCCACAGGCGAAGAGCTACCCGCCGATGCGACTGAGTGGAGTTGTGTTAAAGATAATGTCACCGGTCTGATGTGGGAGGTCAAAACCGATGATGGCGGGATTCACGATAAAGATAATACCTATCGGTGGGGAGGGAAAACAGCGCTGATTCAGGAGGGAGTTGAGTTTGGTACTCGCTACGACGACTGGAACACCTTAGTCGATGGGGCTAATAACAGTAACTTCTGCGGCTATAGCGACTGGCGGGTGCCTTCGCGGGAGGAGCTGCGCTCGATTGTTAACTATAGCCGTACCAATCCTGCTATCGATACGGCCTATTTTCCCAATACGGCAAACAGCTTGTATTGGAGTTCGTCGCCGTACGCTAGCTACTCTGACTATGCGTGGCGACTCTACTTCAACAATGGCTACGATGGCCTCAACGATCGCGATCTTAGTTATCGCGTGCGGTTGGTGCGTGCCGGACAGTACTTTGGCAATTTGGGGGTGGAGGCAGAGGCCGCACAAGGAGGTAGTTGCCCTAATGGGTTGATAGCCACCGCCCCCGATAGCCGCTACAGCGATAATGGCGATGGCACCGTGACCGACCTGCAGACGGGGTTGATGTGGCAGCAGTGCATGGTCGGCCAAAGCGGTGGTGACTGTAGCAGCGGTAGCGCCACCTTTATGACTTGGGATGCGGCGCTACAAACGCCGCAAGCCTTAAACAGCAGTGGCGGTTTTGCTAGTTACACTGACTGGCGTCTGCCCAACATTACTGAGCTGGCCAGTTTGGCGGAGTTGGCTTGTTATAACCCTGCTATTAACCGAAACATCTTTCCCAATACTCCATACTCATCCAGTGATGGATATGGCATTACCTGGAGTTCGTCGCCGAACGCTTACAACTCTAACGTTGCGTGGCAACTCTACTTCAGCAATGGCAACGATCTCATCAGCGATCGCAATAATAGTTATCGCGTGCGGTTGGTGCGTGCCGGACAGTACTTTGGCAATTTGGATAGCGACGAAGACGGGGTAAGTGATACCGACGACAACTGTCCGGCAGTGGTGAATGCGAATCAGGCCAACCGCGACGGCGATAGCGCCGGCGATGCCTGCGATGCTTTTCCCGACGACCCCAATGAGATAGCCGATAGCGATGGCGATGGAGTAGGGGATAACAGCGACGCCTTCCCCAATGATAGCTCTGAAACGACCGACTCCGACAACGACGGCATCGGCGACAACAGCGACAACTGCCCCACAGTCGCTAACGCCAGCCAAGACCCAGTGGCCTGTAATGCGGCACCCATAGTTAACGCCGGTAGTGACCTCAGCGTCAACGAAAACAGCAGCGTCACCCTTAGCGGTACCGCCAGCGACCCCGATGGCACCCTAACCTCCATCCAATGGATCCAAACCAGCGGCAGCCCAACGGTAACCCTCACCGACGCCAACAGCGCCACCGCCAGCTTTACCGCGCCAGCTGTCACGAGCACTATCTCCCTTACCTTTAGCCTCACCGCCACCGATAACCTCGGTGCCAGCCGTAGCGACAGTATCACCCTCACCATTAACGACACCAACCGCGCCCCGACCCTCAGCGGCAGCCCCGCCACCGACCTCTACAGCGGTCAAAACTACCGCTTCACCCCAACAGCGAGCGATGCCGATGGCGACTCGCTCACCTTCAGTATTAGCAATAAACCGGCCTGGGCCAGCTTCGATACCAGCAGCGGCACACTGAGCGGCACTCCGACTACCTTATCAACATACAACAATATCACCATTCGCGTTAGCGACGGCTACCTTAGCGCCAGTTTACCCCCCTTTAACCTTACCGTGACCGTCCGCCCCGACCTGACCCCGCCACAACTGGAGATAGTCTCGCCAGAAGATGGGCGGCTCGATTATAGACGCATGGCAAACATTATAGCTGACGCCACAGATGAACAGAGTGGCATAGCCGAAGTTGAAGTACAGTTAATCGATATTACTGAACCCACCCCCTCCTACTGGGGGTTCGCCTTCGGCGACTATACTTGGATTGAGAGCGAATTTTGGCTACCGCTTACCTATGATAGCGCTCAGGAAAGGTGGGGTATGGCTAGTACCACCAATAATTTGACTAATAACCTCACCGATGGCCACACCTACAGCCTCGTCGCTCGCGCCACCGATAATGCCGGCAACACCACCGAACAGAGCCTCATCTTCGCCAAAGCGGGCACACAAGCCCATACCGAACTGAGCCTCAACCTCAATAGCCACTCGATCCTCTTTGGTGAAGCGCTCACCGTCAGCGGCCAACTCAAACGCCTGCCCGACATCGGCCTCAACCTAGCTGGCCGCACCATTCGCCTCACCCTCACCTCCCCAGCGGGAGACAATCTCACCTACGAGATCCAAACCCACAACGCCAGCGGCGAATACCTTTTTAACAACCTAGGCAGCGCCCTCACCACCCCTGGGCGCTACACCCTCACCATCCTCTCCCCCGAAACCCCACTCCTAGCATCGAGCCAACAGAGCGCCGACCTCGTCGTCGGGCAGGCGGCGGGATATGCCATCCTAGTGCAAGGGAGTCGTGACGACGACCCCACCAGCATTCCCGCCTACAACCGCACCGCCAACACCCTCTACCACACCCTCAAACGGCGCGGTTTTGAAGATAGCCACATCACCTACCTCAACGACACCCCCAACCAGAGCGGTATCGAAATCGATGCCACCCCCTCAGTTCCAACCACCCTAGAGGCGATTACCGCCCCCGCCCTTATCGAACAACTCAACGCCTCGCCGGCACCGCTGACCCTAATTCTAGTTGACCACGGCGGTCGGGACGAATTCTATATCCACGACCAAACACTCACCGCCAGCGCCCTTAACGACGCCCTGACCCAACTCGAAAACCAGCTCACCCCCGAAGCGCTTAGCCACCCGCGCACCATTATCTACGGTGCTTGCAAAAGCGGCAGCTTTATCAATGACCTCAGCCAACGCTCATCAGACGACAACGCCGGTCGCATTATCATCACCGCCTCAGCCGTTAACGAAGATAGCTATCGCGGTGAACGGGATGAGAACAACATCCAAGAGGGCGAAGCGTTCCTCGCCGCTCTATTTAACCAACTCGGACGCGGCAAGAGCTACCGCGAAGCATTTGAACTAGCGACCGAAGAGATAGAGAACTTTACCCAAACTAAAAACAGCAACCGTCTCAACCGCCCCTTGCCACCATTTCTCGACTTTGCTACCCAACACCCACACCTTGACGACATCGGCGATGGTCGCGGCGAAAACGAACTGCTCCGTCATGGACAAAGAGCCGCCAACTACTACCTTGGCGCTGGACTTATCGAAACCAACTCCGCCGAATTTCCAGCCGAAGTGGCCGCCACCGCCCCGCCCCAAATACTGAGCGATACCGCCATCACCCTCTGGGCCAGAGCCACCAACCCCACCGATGCCGAGGGCGCTTGGGTCGATATCCGCTCCCCGAGTCTGATTCTCGAACAGAGCGACAGCGGCCAACAACAACAAGTGGACATCCCGCGCCACCCACTCACCCCAACAGAGGAGGGGCGCTGGGAACTCACCCTCGACCCCAACAACCCCGCCTACAGCGAAGCGGGAATGTACGAAGTACGCTACACCATCAAAGATATCGATAACATCCTCTCCCCAGCCGTGAGCGCCATCTTCTACCGCCCATTAGCGGGCAACAACGCCCCCAGCGCCCCCACCCCCCACCCCGTTACCGAGGCCACCACCAGCCTGATCCTGCGCTGGAACGACACGACCGACCCCGAAGAGCACCTCTTTAGCTACTCGATTCGCATTAGCAGAGATAACCGCACCGACAGTGACGGGGCGCTACAGAGTCCCGTTTACCAACAACACCTTCTCACCACCCCGTTTGCACTCATAGATCAGAGTGCGGGGCTAGAAGATATCACCCCCTACTACTGGCAAGTCAGCGTAACCGACCAGTATGGCGCAACCAGCCACAGCCCCCTCCAAAACTTCACCCCCAACAACAGCAATGGCGTTCGTAGCCTGATAAGTGGCGACCTCTACCGTGACGACAACGGCAACTACACCCCGTTAGCCAGCGCCAACCTGCTGCTAGACCAAAACCAACTGACCCTCCTTAGCGACAGCTCAGGGCGCTTTGCCATCGAAACCGCCCCGCTGACCCAAAACCAGAGTGACACCTTCACCATCAACAGCGACACCACCATCACCTACCAACGGAACATTGAGCTGCAACCCGGGCAGAGCCAACGACTCTACCTCACCCTAAACCCGCCTACCGGCAACGATACCATCCTGCCGCAGATCACCCTTCATGGCGAGCGCACGATTACCCTCACTGCCGGAGAGAGCTTCACCGACCCCGGAGCTACCGCCAGCGATAACATCGACGGCGACCTAACCGCCAACCTCACCACTAGCGGCACAGTGAACCACAACGCCCCCGGAACCTACACCCTAACCTATGTCGTCACCGACAGCAGCGGCAATATCAGCTCAACCAGCCGCACCATCATCGTAGAAGCCGACCCCAACGCCACCGCAACAGCGGTTGATACCTCGACCGATACCGATGCCAATACCGCCACCGATACAGCGACCGATACTGCGACCGATACTGCGACCGATACCGCCACCGATACCGCCACCGATACCAACACCCCTAACAGACAAACCCTCAACCTGACTGAAGGCTGGAACCTCATCGCCCTCCACACCACCCCCGACGATAGCACCACCGTTGCCAACCACTTCACCGACAGCGCCATTGAGCGACTGTTTGCTTTTATTGATAATAGCTGGCAGTTCTATGATCGAGCTAGCAATAGCGGCTCACTCGGCATAATGCCACTCAATCAGCTACGCAATCGCGGCGTATGGGTTAAGATAGCCAACGGCGGCATGACCGGCGTCACCCTAAACGGCAGCAGCCAAAACCTCGATATCACCACCCTCAGCAGCGGCTGGAATCTAATGGGTGCCGGCAGCAGTGATATCACAGTCACCGACTTTGTCGCCCAATTCAGCAGCCAAGCTCTACAACCGCAGCGCCTGTTCGCATTTATCAATAACAGCTGGAGCTTTGCCGATGTGGCCGGCAGCAGTGGCTCACTCAACACCATCACCGCCGGACAGGGAGTATGGGTCTACCTACAGTAG
- a CDS encoding AAA family ATPase: MVNISYGLGHFKTLREEGGLYFDRTDLLHELEAAGRQLLFLRPRRFGKTLWLTLLESYYDIDAAEQFEPLFGDLAIGQNPTPNRNRYFMLKWNFSVIDPSGDLAHISRSLHNHLNSSIERFCNRYRQWLNRSVQIDPQDGIHSFENLLGELAAYDTPLYLLIDEYDNFANEVLTSREHGRKRYNELVKGEGVIKTVFKAVKAATDGLGLERVFITGVSPVVMSDITSGYNVAKNISQRPHFAKLCGFTGEEVMQLNRQIALECELPEGAAEEAMSLMQNFYNGYRFSVDDTTRLYNPTLCLYFWDEWQQLCRYPNELLDDNLAMDKNRLRYIAALPHGAEVIEAALNPQQSLWVAKLAQNFGVKAMLNDPPDASFIISLLVYFGVLTIQDVSPLGKLKVTIPNQVVRSLYIDRIQQQLLNGYEDNNRQQAVAEQLYTEADFEPLADFIEQRFYSVLDNRDMRWSNELTLKTTLLLLLTNDLYYLPRSELSLGGGYSDLLFEIRPDKRQAPLYDLLFELKYLALKDLKLSAEQLSDMSREQLAELKPVKTLLDEAERQLATYQPTLEQLFPAVEWKIKSFAVVSLGIRRLVWREGCRVTLR; the protein is encoded by the coding sequence ATGGTAAACATCTCATATGGTTTAGGTCACTTTAAAACCCTCAGAGAGGAGGGTGGACTCTATTTTGATCGTACCGACCTGCTGCACGAATTAGAGGCGGCAGGACGGCAGCTACTATTTCTACGCCCGCGCCGCTTTGGCAAAACGCTGTGGCTAACGCTGCTAGAGAGCTACTATGACATTGACGCAGCCGAACAATTTGAGCCCCTGTTTGGCGATTTAGCGATAGGGCAAAACCCGACCCCGAATCGTAACCGCTACTTTATGCTGAAATGGAACTTTTCTGTCATCGATCCAAGTGGCGATTTAGCCCATATTAGCCGCTCTTTACATAACCATCTGAACAGCTCAATTGAACGCTTTTGCAACAGATATCGTCAATGGCTGAACCGGTCGGTTCAAATTGACCCGCAAGATGGGATACACAGTTTTGAGAATCTGTTAGGTGAGTTGGCGGCGTATGATACTCCGCTCTACCTGCTGATAGACGAATACGACAACTTTGCTAACGAGGTGTTAACCAGTCGTGAGCATGGCAGAAAGCGCTATAACGAACTGGTAAAAGGCGAAGGGGTGATTAAAACCGTCTTTAAAGCGGTTAAAGCGGCGACCGATGGCCTAGGCTTAGAGCGAGTCTTTATCACCGGCGTCTCACCGGTGGTGATGAGCGATATCACCAGCGGCTACAATGTGGCGAAAAACATCAGTCAGCGGCCACACTTTGCCAAACTCTGCGGTTTTACCGGTGAAGAGGTGATGCAGCTTAATCGCCAAATAGCGCTAGAGTGCGAGCTGCCAGAGGGTGCGGCAGAGGAGGCGATGTCGCTGATGCAGAACTTCTATAACGGCTACCGTTTTAGTGTTGATGATACCACCCGACTCTACAACCCGACACTCTGCCTCTACTTTTGGGATGAGTGGCAGCAGCTGTGTCGCTACCCTAATGAGCTGTTAGATGACAATTTAGCGATGGACAAAAACCGGCTACGCTATATCGCCGCACTACCGCATGGGGCTGAGGTAATTGAAGCAGCGCTCAATCCGCAGCAGTCGCTATGGGTAGCTAAGCTTGCACAAAATTTTGGCGTTAAAGCGATGCTAAACGATCCGCCTGATGCCAGCTTTATCATCTCACTGCTGGTCTATTTCGGGGTATTGACGATTCAGGATGTCTCGCCACTCGGAAAGCTAAAGGTGACTATCCCTAATCAGGTAGTTCGTTCGCTCTATATCGACCGGATTCAGCAGCAGCTGCTCAATGGCTATGAAGATAATAACCGGCAGCAGGCGGTGGCGGAGCAGCTCTATACCGAGGCTGACTTTGAACCCCTAGCCGACTTTATCGAACAGCGTTTTTATAGCGTGCTCGATAATCGTGATATGCGCTGGAGTAATGAGCTGACGCTCAAAACTACGCTACTGTTGCTGCTGACCAATGATCTCTACTACCTGCCGCGCTCGGAGCTCTCCTTAGGCGGCGGCTATAGTGACCTGCTATTTGAGATTCGCCCCGATAAACGGCAGGCACCGCTGTATGACCTGCTATTTGAGCTGAAATATCTGGCACTTAAAGATCTCAAATTAAGCGCAGAACAGCTATCTGATATGAGCCGAGAGCAGCTAGCTGAGTTGAAACCGGTAAAAACGCTACTGGATGAGGCAGAGCGGCAGTTGGCCACCTATCAGCCGACATTAGAGCAGCTCTTTCCGGCGGTGGAGTGGAAGATAAAATCGTTTGCGGTGGTGAGTCTTGGAATACGACGACTGGTATGGCGCGAGGGTTGTCGGGTTACGCTGCGCTAA
- a CDS encoding AAA family ATPase — MKISYGLGHFKTLREENGLYFDRTKSLHDLEAAGRQLLFLRPRRFGKTLWLTLLESYYDIGAADQFETLFGDLAIGQNPTPNRNRYFILRWNFSMIDPGGDYQQLVSRIHRHINNSISFFSARYHDFLPETVPIDPTDGLGSFEQLLSVAKRFNFPLYLLIDEYDNFANEVLTSREQGRQRYNELVESEGVIKTVFKAVKAATDGLGLERVFITGVSPVVMSDITSGYNVAENISHWPEFHALCGLTAEELQPVCHQIAQHCQLPESAADEALAMMRNFYNGYRFCREEEQRLYNPTLTLYFLKHWQRRCSYPAELLDDNLAMDKNRLRYIASLPHGAEVIEAALNPQQPLQVEKLVQDFGVAAMLKDPSDASFIISLLVYFGVLTIQDVSPLGKLKVTIPNQVVRSLYIDRIQQQLLNGYEDNNRQQAVAEQLYTEADFEPLADFIEQRFYSVLDNRDMRWSNELTLKTTLLLLLTNDLYYLPRSELSLGGGYSDLLFEIRPDKRQAPLYDLLFELKYLALKDLQLSAEQLNEMSREQLAELAPVKKLLDEAEGQLASYQPTLEQLFPAVAWKIKSFAVVSLGTRRLVWR; from the coding sequence ATAAAGATTTCGTATGGTTTAGGTCACTTTAAAACCCTCAGAGAGGAGAACGGACTCTACTTTGATCGCACCAAGTCACTGCACGACTTAGAGGCCGCAGGACGGCAGCTCCTGTTTCTACGCCCGCGCCGCTTTGGCAAAACGCTGTGGCTAACGCTGCTAGAGAGCTACTACGATATCGGTGCCGCAGATCAATTTGAGACCCTGTTTGGCGACTTGGCGATAGGTCAAAATCCGACCCCGAACCGTAATCGCTACTTTATTTTAAGGTGGAACTTTTCGATGATTGATCCGGGAGGTGATTATCAGCAGCTAGTGAGCCGTATTCATCGCCACATTAATAACTCAATCAGCTTTTTTTCGGCCCGCTACCACGACTTTTTACCGGAAACGGTGCCGATCGACCCAACAGATGGGCTGGGCTCATTTGAACAGCTACTGAGTGTGGCGAAACGGTTTAATTTTCCGCTCTACCTGCTAATTGATGAGTACGATAACTTTGCTAATGAGGTGCTAACCAGTCGCGAGCAGGGTCGGCAGCGCTATAACGAGCTAGTTGAGAGTGAAGGGGTGATTAAAACGGTATTTAAAGCGGTCAAAGCAGCGACTGATGGCTTAGGCTTAGAGCGAGTCTTTATCACCGGCGTCTCACCGGTGGTGATGAGCGATATCACCAGCGGCTACAATGTGGCCGAAAATATCAGCCACTGGCCCGAATTTCATGCCCTGTGCGGCTTAACCGCTGAGGAGCTGCAGCCGGTGTGTCACCAAATAGCGCAACATTGCCAGCTACCTGAGAGCGCGGCAGACGAGGCGCTGGCGATGATGCGAAACTTCTATAACGGCTACCGCTTCTGTCGCGAAGAGGAGCAGCGACTCTATAACCCGACTCTCACCCTCTACTTTTTGAAACATTGGCAGCGGCGCTGCAGCTATCCTGCCGAGCTGTTAGATGACAATTTAGCGATGGACAAAAACCGCCTGCGCTATATCGCCTCACTACCCCATGGCGCGGAGGTGATTGAGGCGGCGCTCAATCCGCAGCAGCCACTACAGGTAGAAAAATTGGTACAGGATTTTGGCGTAGCAGCGATGCTCAAAGATCCATCCGATGCCAGCTTTATCATCTCACTGCTGGTCTATTTCGGGGTATTGACGATTCAGGATGTCTCGCCACTCGGAAAGCTAAAGGTGACTATCCCTAATCAGGTAGTTCGTTCGCTCTATATCGACCGCATTCAGCAGCAGCTATTAAATGGCTATGAAGATAATAACCGCCAACAGGCAGTGGCCGAGCAGCTCTATACCGAGGCTGACTTTGAGCCCCTAGCCGACTTTATCGAACAGCGTTTTTATAGCGTGCTTGATAATCGCGATATGCGCTGGAGTAATGAGCTGACGCTCAAAACTACGCTACTGTTGCTGCTGACCAATGATCTCTACTACCTGCCGCGCTCTGAGCTCTCCTTAGGCGGCGGTTATAGTGACCTTCTATTTGAAATTCGCCCTGATAAGCGGCAGGCACCGCTATATGATCTGCTATTTGAACTGAAATATCTGGCACTTAAAGATCTCCAATTGAGTGCAGAACAGCTGAATGAGATGAGTCGGGAGCAGCTAGCTGAGTTGGCACCGGTGAAAAAGCTGCTGGATGAGGCAGAAGGGCAGTTGGCCTCGTATCAACCGACATTAGAGCAGCTTTTTCCGGCGGTGGCGTGGAAGATAAAATCGTTTGCGGTGGTGAGTCTTGGAACGCGACGGTTGGTGTGGCGCTAG
- the dksA gene encoding RNA polymerase-binding protein DksA has translation MQPSDQETASNPPLTAQQSTSLGAYQGYEGEEYMSREMEAHFRQLLNDWKGQLMGEVDRTVHHMQDEAANFPDPNDRATQESEFTIELRTRDRERRLIKKIDESLSMLDTHEYGYCESCGVEIGVRRLEARPTATLCIECKTLDELRERQGR, from the coding sequence ATGCAGCCATCTGATCAGGAGACCGCTAGCAATCCGCCGCTGACTGCGCAGCAGAGCACCAGTCTAGGCGCCTATCAGGGATATGAGGGCGAGGAGTATATGAGCCGAGAGATGGAGGCTCACTTTCGTCAACTGCTGAACGACTGGAAGGGGCAGTTGATGGGGGAGGTGGATCGTACTGTCCACCACATGCAGGATGAGGCGGCCAACTTTCCCGATCCGAATGATCGCGCCACTCAAGAGTCTGAGTTTACTATTGAGCTACGCACTCGGGATCGGGAGCGGCGTCTGATTAAGAAGATCGATGAGTCGCTCTCTATGCTAGATACCCACGAGTATGGCTACTGCGAGTCGTGTGGGGTCGAGATTGGTGTGCGTCGCTTAGAGGCTCGCCCAACGGCGACGCTCTGTATTGAGTGCAAAACGCTAGATGAGTTGCGCGAGCGGCAGGGGCGTTAG
- a CDS encoding HDOD domain-containing protein: protein MTEEAGSLIEQLKRDFNRGEIDLPAIPELTFRIRTRLYEEEVNFNSAARLIQLDASLTTRLIHIANSANFRGSTKTTDCRSAIVKLGLKFTRNLVTSIALKHAYQRNRHAVISRLVKQAWYQSCKVGAICHVLAYSCTSVDAESAMLAGMIHNIGTLPLVRYLEKHPRLIDQNKLRKISEQQKGQLGAMLLKFWKFDPIFVDVPNRCANPLYDSGGEYPDLADLVLIAKIHAMMSESNRDILLKDLDMMPAYHRLSISKLGPGASLQLLEEAETDIQQLFRQLY from the coding sequence ATGACCGAAGAGGCAGGATCACTCATTGAACAGCTAAAACGCGACTTTAACCGTGGTGAGATCGATCTACCCGCCATTCCCGAACTCACCTTTCGTATTCGCACCAGACTCTACGAAGAGGAGGTCAACTTTAACTCCGCAGCTCGACTCATTCAGCTCGACGCCTCGCTCACCACGCGCCTAATCCATATCGCCAACAGCGCCAACTTTCGCGGCTCGACCAAAACCACCGACTGTCGTAGCGCCATTGTCAAACTAGGGCTAAAATTCACCCGCAATCTAGTCACCAGTATTGCGCTAAAACACGCCTATCAACGCAACCGCCATGCGGTCATTAGCCGCTTGGTAAAACAGGCCTGGTACCAGAGCTGTAAAGTGGGGGCGATCTGCCATGTTCTCGCCTACTCCTGTACCAGTGTCGATGCCGAATCGGCGATGTTAGCGGGGATGATTCACAACATCGGCACCCTACCGCTAGTGCGCTATCTGGAGAAGCACCCACGGCTAATCGACCAAAATAAGCTGCGTAAAATATCTGAACAGCAGAAGGGGCAGCTCGGTGCCATGCTGCTCAAATTTTGGAAGTTTGACCCGATCTTTGTCGATGTTCCCAATCGTTGCGCCAATCCACTCTACGATTCAGGCGGCGAATACCCCGATCTAGCCGATCTAGTCCTTATCGCCAAAATACATGCGATGATGAGCGAGAGCAATCGCGATATTCTGTTAAAAGATCTCGATATGATGCCCGCCTACCACAGACTAAGCATTAGCAAACTCGGCCCAGGTGCGAGCCTACAACTTCTGGAGGAGGCTGAAACCGATATCCAGCAGCTCTTCAGACAACTCTATTAA